A stretch of DNA from Odontesthes bonariensis isolate fOdoBon6 chromosome 5, fOdoBon6.hap1, whole genome shotgun sequence:
CATGTGTGGCTTCTCTCTGGGTAGTCCGGCTTCTGCTCAAAGTgcaaaaatatgcatgtttgGTTCATTGGTGATCCAAATTTGAAGCTAGAATTGAGTGTGCATGATTGTCTGTGCTGGCCCTGCGATGGATTGTTGGCAGCTGGAACAGGCTACAGCTTCCGACCCAAACCttaaattgaataaaataattgtagacgatggatggatggaaatgtcaagagacaataaaaaaagaagtttaaatatttaaaaggcAGGTttatcaccacaaaagtcttaTGAAATACGTTTTAGCCACTGAAACTATACTCTACATTCTCTACAACACACCAGAGAAGAACCTTAAAGGGTTAATACTCAGGTTTGATCTTCATGGATGTTCTCATCATCTTCTTTTCATTTACAGTAACGGCGCTGAAAGACTGAAACCCCTTCGAACGAACATGAAGTTCCTCTTTGTAAAACCCAAAATTGACCTCCCTGATAGATAGACTTGTTCCTGTCTCGATATCTGTGGGTGTTTATGTTCACAGAACAGTTTTAAAAAGCAATGATAAGAATTACATTTTTCTTCTTAAACTAAAAGCCCTGTTTGTATTACATGAAAACATGAACAACCAACTCTGTTCATGGTCACTGTTCACAGGAGGAATCTTTCATCTCACTGCTGCAGCTCATCTTTCAGCTCGATAGTCAAAAtcaaataataaaacatctttCTATTGAGACTGACAAACAAACTAGATTTTGAATACGCATGGAATTTATCAATGGATGGACGTATAAACAGATGGACAGATGTGTCACAGGATTAACGTACAAGCAGAGAAACTTCTTTAACCTTCATGACCTGCATGGATTTATACTATGGGAATAAACTAAAGCTTCTGTGACTAATACAGCATAGGAACAATAATGGTGAATATAATCATTTCTGTAATCATTTTCTGAACAGCTTTTTGGGCTGTTGAAGGAAAAGCAACGAAACAGGGTCTACTGTTACTAGGAATAATACATGTTTATATGTAATgcaatatttcaaaacatataTATACAATAATTACGATTGTATATAATGTAATTATTGTATGCGTTCTGACATGTGAACTGTATGTGTGCTTGTCTACATGAGCAGCAGAATGAGGGTTTAAATGGCTTTAAACATTCCCTCAGTTTCCCTGTTACATTTTCCTCTTGAGGTACTCCAACACCACAACAATCTTGCACTCTCTCAAACTTTTTccagattttttaaaaaaattgagTATCTGCAGTAAATCAGCCTTTATTTGCAGAATGATTCCAAATTTATTGAGCTGAACCAAATAATTCTCACACAACAGACTGTGGTAAATTAAGTTTTTACCTAAAGTGTTGTCAGTGTTATACATCAAAATGCATCCCGCATTTATAATCTATCAGGCAGTATTTGACTGAAACTGACAGAACATGAGGATCTTTTTTAACACTAAGTGTGGAGTTTATCAGTTTCAAACTTGACAGATGTGTGTGGAGTCAGAACTCAAACACTCTGAAATGAAGTCTGCACAGAAAGATCCAactcacatttaaaatcagaagTCTCCTGGAGTACAATGACTATGTCCTCTGATCTTATCTGCTCAGTgaagaaaaatgaaataaagataGGCTAACTAAGAATACTGAAGCTCCTTTTAATAGATATTATTGCTTTTTGttaaacacacactcactcactggtttcttttttggagcTGCTGGTACTAATTAACGACCGTTACtgactttataaaaaaaaaaagaaatcaacaatgtgacaatgttttgaTTACTTACAACAGACAGAAACGTGCATTTTCTACAAAGCAGAGGTTTAACATCAGTTGCAGCGTAacaggaaaatattttcttACATCAAATATTTATTTCGACAGTCATTGtagcattttatcaaaactcATACAGCGCCCTCTGCTGGTCAAAAAGCAGCAACAAATATAAGAACTGcaggacaaacaaaaacaaataataatataatagttGAGTATAGTTTTCATATCTAATTACATTTGGAGAAAACATTTGAATGTCTTTTTCACAGACACATCCTCATATAACTGCTTAAATCAGCACTTTCTTTTGATGATGTAGAAGATAAATAAAActatgaacatttttttttagaaaaagtgAAATGCAAGTTTTTTACTTCAGTGTAACAGCAGGATTTAAACAGATAAAGCTGCCTTCTCACAGATCCATTGCTGCTTTTCATCACAGCTCACCGATTTCCATCCTTCGCCTTTGACAAGTATTACACATCGACCATCCTGGGGCTCTTGTGTCATCCAGGAGCTGAAGAAAACTTTGTTAGATCAAGCCTGATCGTTTTTGTTATTCAAAGTGATAAGAATGTTGTGTCTCTTACTTGTCAGCCAAATCACTTCCATCGACCCACTTCCATTTCCCATTTTCTGCTTTCAGGCCGATCCAGAATCCAGAGGTCGTCCAAATCTTTCCGTTAACAGATGTCTGAGGAAAACAGGGAGGAAGTTATCTGAGATATTTAAATGTTGCTCGAATGTAGACACTGTGATGAAATTAGTCAGTGTGTGTTCAGATaatcaaaatatatattttcatttcatattGCCTGTGAGTTCAGTTATTTTGTTACCTTTTCAGGATTATCACCCACAACAACCAGATCTGAACCCTTTCCTCTGCAGTCTTCTCGAGCTCCTTCCCAGCTTCTCCTTTTATCAGGCTGAGCGTCATTTACTGCATAGCAGCTGCTTGTTATGAGTAACCAGCCTCCCTCACATTGCTTACATGTTCTTGCTGAAACAACAAGGatcaataaataaacatttcattGCATAATGATATTGCTATTGTCTGTATTTGGACATAAATATATTGGGATCTTAACATACCGTTATTTTCTTTTGGACAGTAGGCATCAATGCTCCACTGAGCTCGACTGACGTTGAACTCAACCTGCTTAGCCTCCGTGTTTTGTACTTGTTCTGTCAGGTTTTTCCTGTCAGCCTCCAGCTCCTGGTTTTGCTTTGAAAGGTTCTTGTTTTCTGCAGTCAGGTTCGTGATCTTGTTTTCTAAGACATCATAGGCTTGTGTCAGGTTGTTCATCCGGACTGTCAGATCGTTATGGTTCCTCGTCAAGTTTTCGTTGTCAGATGTTAGTTTGTTGTTGAGTTTGGTCAGGTTGGAATTTTCAGCCAGCAGAGCAGTCTGGTTGGATTTTAACTGGCTCTCACTCTCATGAATGAATGTAACTGCAAAAAGAAAATTTTGCTTAATGGTGATTTGCTTAAATTTTCTTAATGGATGGTGATAATACAATGTGGGTTTTTTCTATTATGTGTTTGGCAGATCACCACAATAAAGcttttttctatctgttctaCCTCGTTCTTTCCAGCCAACTGAAATCCCTCAAAAATGCCTCAAATGCACCATTAGTTAGTTTATTTATCAAGATGTTTTAACATCCACTGTCTATGTGTGGCCCTCAGGCCCGAATATGTTGTTTCATTCAGAAAATTTGGATGTTTTAAAATCAAAATAACAGCTGTGCACTCTAGATTTAAGTTAAAATCACTAAAACAGGAATTAATAGTAAAATTGTTGAGGATTTTATTTCAAGCCAAAGATTTACTGCATGCATTTTGCATCACAGTTGGCCTAATTAATTGTAAAATATACATTGAACTGGCATACTGTACTGAACATGTCAAAAAAGTACAACTGAGAACCTGAATTATTTGATCTCTGCACATATTGCTTCATCAGTTTATGGGTCCACTTTCTAAGTTTGCTCTTGACAAACTTAGAAACTTCCAAGAAGAAACAAATAGAAGGTGAGTCAAAGTGCCATTACAGTGAATGATGTCACAGAGGAAATTAATACGGATATTTCTTCTGAATTTATTGTGAATTGATGCCTGTTTTCATACTCACGGTAGACACAGACACCTATGATGCCCAACAGCAAAATGACACAAACAGTCCCAAAGCAGCAACGCGACCACTGATAGAGATGACTCCTCTTTTCAGTTTCCTTGTCTGCCAAGAGTCCTGCTGAGGttaaacacatgcacatatGTGACTTTAGAAGTCTGAGCTCATGAAATGTTGGAGGAACCCACAGTTACCCTTTTTCCCCAGCATCTTCAATTAATGTCGGCATTCACAAGAGTGTATTTTGAACACATTAtcaattgaaaaaaattaaaaaaagaagaagaaacaaatgcAAAAGCAAATCTTTTTTCCCAGGGCTTCTCAAGTCTCACATCATCTTAAGTCAAACTTTTCAGTGCATTTcaaaacacatacacatacacacaacctCAACCCACAACCATTCGTACTGAATGTTCATTTGCTacattgtaaaaaagaaaaaaaggaaacttgCACCTCAGAAATGCTTTGTGCCAGTGTGTTCTACATAATAAATTGCATGCATGCATACCTCCAACATTATCCACAATCATGACCAGGTTTCCTGCggtattaaaaacaagcaaagtgAACCTTTTACACAACATCTGTTCCAGAATGTAAAGGCTAAGAACAAATTCTACATGAgtgttttgatttatttgactGAAAAATGCTTCTTAAATATCAGTTTTCTTGACTTTTAGAGACGATTTTACATGCCTTCATCCCATGAGGCCTTGAATGTTGAATCAGCCCCTTCACAATCACTCAGCATGCAATTCATCTGACACATTAGTTCCAAATGAGCCAGTACATGAGTAACAATTCACATTTAAATAAAGTTCCACAGCTTCATCTGTAATATTTGCAAATTTGATCATTGTGAGCAAAGCTAAACTTCATAATTTACAACAGTTATCCTCCCTTGAATTAAGTTCAGCAGACTGTTGCACCCACAACCCAAAAGGGAACATGACAGCAGAAGTTTTTACACCAGCGTAGCACAAAGCTTAAACCGTTTCCTGCATCTTTTTTTAAGTACATCAGTCGTCACACACTTATTTTCAAAAGCCAGAATTTCACGGAAGTATGAACATTCATGTGTACAcaacaatgttttttaaaacctATTCCTGCCCATCATCTCATCATTCGTTAATCCTTCTATAACCCACATTTTACCATCCACTATACTGtataaatgtttttcttcataCCTAAATGTATTTCCTCTGTGTAACCTCCTGTTTCATTAACATTCTGTAATGTGCAGTCACATGTGCAATAACCTGCCTGAATCAAGTCATCATTTTAGATTTTACATCAGGATATTATAGATATTGTAAGAAACCGTGTGGAGTTGAACTTTAGTGAAGATGTAACTAATGAATAGCTGCTGTATACTATAACCCCAACCCTCTTTTTAGACTTCATATCTTCTCTGTAGATATTCAAACTTCGTTTTGATAACCATACTGCAGCTGTAATGTGTAAATTCCTCTTCTGCTGGATCAATAAAGTCTATATTTATCTATATCCGtgtctctctttttctccctctccctctcgttCTGTGTATATTTatagatataaatatatatacatataaaaccTGGGAAATGTCAAATTCAATAAACTAGTTTCCTTTCATGATCGCAGCACAGATAGCTGTTTAAGACGGAAATGTTTTCACTTATGATTTTTCTGTTTAATGGTTTTTTTGTCCGTCTGTACGACTTACCATTTGAGTCAAGGTTTTTTTCAGTTGTTTCATTGCGCACTTTGACTTCATCATACACAGTCTCCTCCTCCGTCCTACCTGTAAGAATTcaagaaaaatgagaaaattaTTTCACAGTGAAATGTATTTTTGCTTGACATTAAGATATTGACAAAAGTCTGTTTCTTTAAGTCTTTAAGTTCTTCTTTAAATCTACATAGTTGGTATTTATCTATACATATGCTTACATAtctatctattcatccatccaaccattttTTATGCCCATTTAATATAattcagggtcgcaggggggctggagcctagcccagctgtcattgggtgcgAGGTGGAACAcaggtgtagcagtcacagtgccgtgtggattaagagtttttcaaactttgacaaaaccaacattcctgtgggggatgtttacgtatgtggatataaaccagatcttcattttctttccacaaaggaaaaagagacagaaactgcagagccttaagagcttttgggagtcgaactcgcaacagacgcctgcaataaaaattgggatagactctaacgaacaaagaactcactcttggaaaagtgggacacttactatcttatctagaccataactcgaaaattgacactttaacaccccttttcaccagcaaaccgaccagatggctacatacaaactgagaagacttcataagactcacttttagtcgaatcttaaaactatattaaatgtgtttgataaccgtgtacaatttctttcaggtttccagcttgatcacaagacgcatatagagacaatttgtacgattctggcttaaatattgacaaagaaacaaacttgttggaaaatgcccaacctgcctgatggaaccacattgccccctagtggtctgcagtgttgattagttgaacatttaaatcccagaggactcagtaaaatggacaatataggcaactattaacttctaacatgtcccttcagtatctatttggtatttgtttagtgtccccattgttaacacagaaaattaacatttcatagatattcatctgaattttgaaagtcataattgtctttatcatgtgtgttattttgatgtctttatattacaagtccatgttatatctttaatctgcatatcttaacaagatgtggtgttttcagaatcaccgagacaaatgttccatgagatgggagtaatggagaaataagagttttctttgtctaaatccagaaatccccatatagcacagatcaccttacacagacatgcacacagttcaagcatgtcattggctgaaaaagtagtgtaagccccgcctccgagtgtcaaaacccggaacccgcggaaaacacactctctcgggctctctgtctctctctagttctctcgtttgctggctcgcttcaggcgtctgctctcttgcttcttgcctcttgttccagaagggttccaacccagagtttcagaaggagatttgagcagagaacagctgctcagagacttttagagatggtttaagcagaagagaagagctcgccggagtttgggagttttcccataatctcaggagagagcggaaggacgtgtggataacgatgcagcggacgaccggaggagaccctccagaacccagtgagaccccggagacgagaaagaaagacccgaacaaagaaacagattgaaatactctgaagatgcacgttttacgtgtttttgttcgtccctcgccatccacgtccttctacgtcgcacgtcctaacctccgctgtttcacgccatcatcaccttttcctaccaagaagccaactccaagcaaccttttattaatcttctgtgaacttaagttcacttcatcagagaagcaacggacccactgacactcagaagattcgatcatctaaccacagccctcggcaccatcgttgccgtttcccggtgaaaagaagtaactgagaagctaaaaagtcagccaccacagccaggaaggcccagagagcggaagagaaatcccctcggacccgcgtggccgctgccgtggtccgaaccgactaaacagaacttcagcacagtaagaccgacccgttttcaccttaaagtgggtttgatggatgtctcgaggctttcacagaatgatacattaatccgaaatgtcagtatttagcttcaaatagtcagccaacccaaactatttgaataaatccagtatctctccattccccatattttattttatattcactaagtgtttttatataatcacccatattcaatgcatcttctgtttgtttaaaggttcatgtctaagatcatatcattgtaataaacagctcatatatctatatatatatgttataatcacagattgtgtcgtatgctttctttacgtaatgtctgtccaaccaaacgagaacttcacgaaagtagcgagatatgagactgaatattaattgaatattaattgaatgattaatttaacaccaggatcgtaagatttcaaacagttttcctacctgactgtgacttaaattaagtcaaaacctaggtaggtggtgccctgaattcgaggtaaggtttatttgagactgtaagaacatctcataaatccttatatgtAGCGTGTGGGATTGAGGGCGGAGTGGTTCGatcatttgtttttcctttttattatttttttttgttggttgtaTTCCAACCGCTTCCGGGGTATGCATTGTCAGAACACAAACACGAACGTGATTGGTCCGCAATTAAGGGCTGGCATCTAGATAGGGCACCTGGGGTCCTTGGGCAGGTAACATCCTCCTGTGTTAGCTGGGTGGCTGGCGGCGTTGGCGTGGCGTGTTTCACAATAAAGTATGCTGCAGtttatcttcctttttttttttaccgggGACAGCCTTTGATGGGTACATTGCTGAGCATTAAATGGTATTGTTTGGTTGGTCTAGGGAGAAGTAGCGGGAGCCTCTTTCCCTACGCTTGCGGCATTATTCATTATAAAATTGCTTGCGTTTGGCACGTCTGCTTGGGCATCTGTATGGGGCGCGGTAAGGTATGCTGCCGTTTTGGTTGCTGCCATGCTTTCTCGTTTGTAGGCTTGAACGTTCAGCAGTATAATGCTTTCTTGCTCTCttgctctctctttctctctctctctgcgtAACCAGTGTCGGCCTGAGTAGTGGGGTTGCCTATGGAGCCTTCCCAACACTTGTGTGTCCAATGAAATATAGCCACAGGTATGTTTTAAATGATGTCAGAAACAGTGTGGTGTTTTGATTACCCTGGTTTTCTCATTGGGTGTTACCACCACCGGGGGGGGTGTTGGTAATTATGCAAAGGTGTGATTAATCAACTTCATAGTGAAGTTTTATTGACAATTTGGTATGATCTTGTGTTTTAAACGGGGGGATTAAAGTGTTGTATCAGTTCGGTAATGTTTcatttggtttttgttttttcttttcagcatCAGAATCTGTGCGCAGTTCAGCTGCTGTTCTCTTGAGTTAATTTTGTGGAGGGtacgaggtgtgtgtgtgcctgctgCTAGCTGCTGCATTGTGGGTGTCATCCCCCCATGTTTGTCTGTTTAATTTTGTTCTCCTGTGAAACACTTCCTAtggaaaaaagtatttttgatgAGTAATTTAATAAAAAGGTGTATTTTTATACTTCTCTAAATATCCTTGTCGTGTGGGTTTCTGACAGAGTTCCCCTTGATCTAAGAGTGTTAATCAAGGGGTGGCATAGTCTACTGCGGGGGGGCGCTGCCGCTACATAGTCTATGGTAGGGGGCGCTACATTttggcgttgtcggcaggatgcAAATTCCTGTGAAGTGTTGCATTAGAGTccctttttggtttgtttttggtgcagcagcgtgtgtttgtgtgtgggtgtagaGAACAGCAGCTGACTAGAAGATGACGGAGCTCCAGGAGCTACGCGATCGCCTGGATCAGCTTCAAGTGGAAAATCAAAGACTGTCAAGTGCTAGAGGTGATGCTCCTCCATCTGGGCAGCGGGACCAGATATTGTACATTCCCAGAGAGAGACGTTGTCCGAAATTCTCTGGTACTCCTGCAGGTGCCTCTTTATCGGTGGAAGAATGGGTCGAGGAGGCAGAGGGCTGCATTCGGGCAAGACACATGTCCACTTATGAAAAAGCCATGTTTTTGTATGATCACCTTGAGGGTGAAGCCCGAAATGAAATCAAATATCGATCTACGGCAACTAGAGAAGACCCTGTAGAAATTGTTACAGTCTTAAAAGAGGTTTTTGGATGTGCTAAATCTTATGTATTATGGCAACAGCTCCTGGACAGCCAGGTAATTAGGGAGAGCGCCAGCCCTTATTCTTCCCCCATTGTCCTTGTAACTAAGAAGGACGGCAGTCTTAGGCTTTGCGTTGATTATCGCCAGTTAAACTCCAAGACTTGGCGTGATGCCTACCCCCTCCCAAGGATAGAGGAGTCGCTGGATGCATTGTCAGGGGCCAAGTGGTTTTCCACATTAGACCTTGCAAGCGGTTACCATCAAGTCCCAATGGCAGAGAAGGACAAGTATAAAACCGCCTTTTGCACACCATTCGGCCTTTTTGAGTTCAATAGGATGGCATTCGGCCTCTGCAATGCACCCGGTACCTTCCAGCGCCTCATGGAGCGTATATTTGGGGACTGTCGCTACCAATCTGTTCTCCTGTATTTGGATGATGTCATCATATTTTCCTCCTCGGTCGAACAACACCTCGAACGGCTGGAAGAGGTGTTCAGGAGGCTGGAGGAGCAAGGACTGAAGGCTAAGCTATCCAAATGCAAATTCTTCCAACGTGAGGTGAGCTACCTGGGACATGTCGTCTCTGCTGAGGGGGTATACACTGATCCGTCAAAAATTGAAGTGGTGAAGGAGTGGAGGCGTCCAGGCCACCTCGCAGAGCTCCGGTCTTTCCTGGGCTTTGCGAGTTATTATCGCCGGTTCGTGGAGGGCTTTGCCAAACTTGCAGCCCCCTTACACCAGCTGGTGGGCAAGCTCAGTGGGCCTCGGCGGAAAGGGAAGACTCCACCTACCCCTCTGGGCAAGGCGTGGGATGACGCTTGTGAGACTGCCTTTCAGTCCCTGAAGAAGAAACTGACCTCTGCCCCTGTGTTGGCCTATGCTGACTTCCAGAAGCCCTTCATTCTGGAAGTGGACGCTAGCCATGGTGGGCTTGGGGCCATCTTGTCGCAGGAGCAAGAGGGAAAGGTCCGGCCAGTGGCGTTCGCCAGCCGTGGGCTCAAGCCGACAGAGAGGAACATGGAAAACTACAGCTCCATGAAGTTGGAACTCCTGGCAGTAAAGTGGGCAGTAACAGAGAAGTTCCGAGAATACCTGCTTGGGAACCAGTTCACCATCTTTACTGATAACAATCCCCTTAGTCATCTCCAGACGGCGAAACTGGGTGCACTCGAGCAACGATGGGCCTCACAACTTGCCTCTTTCGACTTTGTCCTCAAGTACCGCCCAGGGCGGTGCAATCAGAATGCCGACGCCCTGTCCAGGCAGTACTTGGAGCGGTTCGCCCTTGGTACTGCGGTACCAGAACTGGGTTCCTTGACTGAGAGATGCCAGCTTTCGGCTCTGGAGGGCCACTGTGAAGAGGTTACTGCCTTGCCAGGGCGCATGCCTCAAGATCTTCAGAGACTGCAGGAGACTGATCCAGTCATTGGTCCTGTCCGGTTGCACCATCAACAGGGGCAGTGGCCGTGTACTGAAGAACGTGAGTCACTGCCACAAGCCAGTCGAAGTCTTCTCCGTCAGTGGGACCGGCTGGTGGAGCGAGAAGGAGTGATGTACCGCTTTGTTCAGGCCTCGAGTGGTGGTCCGCAGGTGCTCCAACTGCTGCTGCCCCAATGCCTGAAGGAGGAGGTGCTGCGAAGTGTGCATGACGACCAGGGTCACCAAGGAGCAGAAAGGACCCTTCAACTCCTGCGAGCCCGCTGCTTTTGGCCGAACATGGCTCAAGATGTGGAGCAATGGTGCCAGAGGTGTCAGAGATGCGTGCTGGGGAAGGCAGTACTACCGAAGGTGCGGGCCTACTGGGGCACACTACAAGCGAGTAGGCCAAATGAAATCCTTGCCATGGACTTCACTTCCCTAGACCCGGCAAGCGATGGCAGAGAGAGTGTGCTTGTCCTTACTGACGTCTTCACAAAGTACGCGCAGGCCATCCCGACCCACGATCAGAAAGCGACCACCGTTGCCCGTATCCTGGTGCAGCAGTGGTTTCATAGATTCGGCCCGCCAGCGCGGATACACTCCGACCAAGGGCGGAACTTTGAGAGCCTTGTGATCAAGCAGCTCTGCCAAATGTACAGTATTCAGAAAAGCAGGACGACTCCGTACCACCCCCAAGGAAATGGCCAGTGCGAACGGTTCAACAGGACATTACATGACCTGTTACGCACATTACCAGTGGCAGAGAAGCGCCGGTGGCCCCAGCACCTgccccagctcacttacgcctaCAACACCACCCCGCACCAGACCACTGGACACTCGCCATACTTCCTAATGTTTGGCCAGCACCCCAGACTGCCCGTGGACTTCCTTCTCGGGAACAACCGTGCATCTCATGAGCATGACAACCTGGAGGAGTGGATCCAAAAGCATCAGCAGAGCGTACATTTGACCCAAGAACATGTCAGGCAACGGGCTGCCGACCAGGCGCGGAGGCGGAATCAGGGCCATAACGACCAAGTGAACGATGCCGGGTTTCGAGAGGGCCAGCTGGTACTTCTGCGTAATCATGTTCAGGGCCGGAATAAGATCCAGGACCACTGGCATGCCAACACTTTCCAGGTGCTACGGAGTGCAGGAACTGTGTACACCGTGGCTCCATTGGGCGGGGGATCCTGCCGGCAGGTCCATCGGACTGAGTTAAGGGCCGTACCGGATGGGTGGCAGTCGGAACCAGATGGGCACATCCGACCCATGGCGCAGACCAAAGGCCAGCGCGTGGGAAGGAGCCCTTCTCCCACAGACGCAGACCCAATTGATGGTATGGTGGTTCTGTACAGTGAGGGGGGAGGCCAAGAGCACCCAGTTCCGATCAGACCCCCGGCCCTCGGAGAAGGGGAAGCCCTGGGAGTCCACGAG
This window harbors:
- the LOC142380857 gene encoding uncharacterized protein LOC142380857 isoform X3; the encoded protein is MAEEGEVHYASVVFKTKQAKPKDRTEEETVYDEVKVRNEKTEKSSDPNGRTEEETVYDEVKVRNETTEKNLDSNGLLADKETEKRSHLYQWSRCCFGTVCVILLLGIIGVCVYLTFIHESESQLKSNQTALLAENSNLTKLNNKLTSDNENLTRNHNDLTVRMNNLTQAYDVLENKITNLTAENKNLSKQNQELEADRKNLTEQVQNTEAKQVEFNVSRAQWSIDAYCPKENNARTCKQCEGGWLLITSSCYAVNDAQPDKRRSWEGAREDCRGKGSDLVVVGDNPEKTSVNGKIWTTSGFWIGLKAENGKWKWVDGSDLADNSWMTQEPQDGRCVILVKGEGWKSVSCDEKQQWICEKAALSV
- the LOC142380857 gene encoding uncharacterized protein LOC142380857 isoform X4, producing the protein MAEEGEVHYASVVFKTKQAKPKGRTEEETVYDEVKVRNETTEKNLDSNGNLVMIVDNVGAGLLADKETEKRSHLYQWSRCCFGTVCVILLLGIIGVCVYLTFIHESESQLKSNQTALLAENSNLTKLNNKLTSDNENLTRNHNDLTVRMNNLTQAYDVLENKITNLTAENKNLSKQNQELEADRKNLTEQVQNTEAKQVEFNVSRAQWSIDAYCPKENNARTCKQCEGGWLLITSSCYAVNDAQPDKRRSWEGAREDCRGKGSDLVVVGDNPEKTSVNGKIWTTSGFWIGLKAENGKWKWVDGSDLADNSWMTQEPQDGRCVILVKGEGWKSVSCDEKQQWICEKAALSV
- the LOC142380857 gene encoding uncharacterized protein LOC142380857 isoform X5 — encoded protein: MAEEGEVHYASVVFKTKQAKPKDRTEEETVYDEVKVRNEKTEKSSDPNGRTEEETVYDEVKVRNETTEKNLDSNGNLVMIVDNVGAGLLADKETEKRSHLYQWSRCCFGTVCVILLLGIIGVCVYQNKITNLTAENKNLSKQNQELEADRKNLTEQVQNTEAKQVEFNVSRAQWSIDAYCPKENNARTCKQCEGGWLLITSSCYAVNDAQPDKRRSWEGAREDCRGKGSDLVVVGDNPEKTSVNGKIWTTSGFWIGLKAENGKWKWVDGSDLADNSWMTQEPQDGRCVILVKGEGWKSVSCDEKQQWICEKAALSV
- the LOC142380857 gene encoding uncharacterized protein LOC142380857 isoform X2, with translation MAEEGEVHYASVVFKTKQAKPKDRTEEETVYDEVKVRNEKTEKSSDPNGRTEEETVYDEVKVRNETTEKNLDSNAGLLADKETEKRSHLYQWSRCCFGTVCVILLLGIIGVCVYLTFIHESESQLKSNQTALLAENSNLTKLNNKLTSDNENLTRNHNDLTVRMNNLTQAYDVLENKITNLTAENKNLSKQNQELEADRKNLTEQVQNTEAKQVEFNVSRAQWSIDAYCPKENNARTCKQCEGGWLLITSSCYAVNDAQPDKRRSWEGAREDCRGKGSDLVVVGDNPEKTSVNGKIWTTSGFWIGLKAENGKWKWVDGSDLADNSWMTQEPQDGRCVILVKGEGWKSVSCDEKQQWICEKAALSV
- the LOC142380857 gene encoding uncharacterized protein LOC142380857 isoform X1, whose protein sequence is MAEEGEVHYASVVFKTKQAKPKDRTEEETVYDEVKVRNEKTEKSSDPNGRTEEETVYDEVKVRNETTEKNLDSNGNLVMIVDNVGAGLLADKETEKRSHLYQWSRCCFGTVCVILLLGIIGVCVYLTFIHESESQLKSNQTALLAENSNLTKLNNKLTSDNENLTRNHNDLTVRMNNLTQAYDVLENKITNLTAENKNLSKQNQELEADRKNLTEQVQNTEAKQVEFNVSRAQWSIDAYCPKENNARTCKQCEGGWLLITSSCYAVNDAQPDKRRSWEGAREDCRGKGSDLVVVGDNPEKTSVNGKIWTTSGFWIGLKAENGKWKWVDGSDLADNSWMTQEPQDGRCVILVKGEGWKSVSCDEKQQWICEKAALSV